One stretch of Malus domestica chromosome 14, GDT2T_hap1 DNA includes these proteins:
- the LOC103442177 gene encoding uncharacterized protein has product MSRVFEGEVAIEEIPNPYPHNSTAMEYLGHYAAWGEDLVLAFRPREIIPSYGLRDMEQALGRELVISGYGRRDHGAGHRNEDYNLTYEAFPYQ; this is encoded by the exons ATGTCACGGGTATTTGAGG gtgaagttgctatTGAGGAAATTCCTAATCCATATCCACACAACTCTACTGCTATGgaatattt agGACACTATGctgcctggggcgaggatctggtgttggcatttaggccgagagaaataatccctagctacgggctgagggacatggagcaggcattgggccgggagttggtaatctctggctacgggcgcagagaccacggagcag gtcaTAGAAACGAGGACTACAACTTgacgtacgaggcattcccctaccagtag
- the LOC103455716 gene encoding probable leucine-rich repeat receptor-like protein kinase At1g68400: protein MNLRKTKSALIVIVMLILYRENPLTSAVNFVTSSSEVDEYYPEERDALLKLRDSVSSNSNLHGNWSGPPCINNSSRWAGIACSNGHVVHIALQGIQLAGSLPPAFLHNITLLSKLTLSNNTLSGPLPNLSNLVYLEDVLLSYNYFWGSIPLEYTELPNLRVLELQDNFLDGKIPPFGQPTLRGFNVSYNHLVGPIPQTGVLQKFPISSYSHNSNLCGIPLETPCPLVPPPSPSPAIIAPSPSSNIIPPKNKNNLQVWSVALIATAAALVPFIVIFVFLCYYGKMQTKEAAKEEQAGDGSSGWVEKKMPHLERLGDPEKRVELDFFDKEMPAAFDLDDLLRASAQVLGKGKLGSTYKVALESGLVVIVKRLKNMNELSKKEFTQQMQLLGNMRHENLVRILSFYFSKEEKLVISKFVSGGRTLFQLLHEDRGVGRVALDWATRLSIIKDIAQGLTFLHQSLPSQKVPHANLNSSNVLVIQRRNSQIYDLKLTDFGFLPLLPSRKSSEDLAISKSPEFAQGKKLSQKADVYCFGIILLEVVTGRIPGEVSPGNDEIFDDLSDWVRMVVNNDWSTDILDVEILAAKDDHDDMLKLTQIALDCTDMTPEKRPKMVQVLKRIQEINSLKIQEMTYRE, encoded by the exons ATGAATCTGCGTAAAACTAAAAGCGCACTAATTGTTATTGTGATGCTGATTTTATACAGAGAGAATCCATTAACATCAGCTGTGAATTTTGTTACATCTTCTTCAGAAGTTGATGAATACTACCCAGAAGAAAGAGACGCGCTGTTGAAGCTGAGAGATTCCGTAAGCTCGAACTCCAATTTGCATGGGAACTGGAGCGGTCCGCCGTGCATCAACAACAGCAGCAGATGGGCTGGTATCGCTTGTTCAAATGGGCACGTTGTTCACATTGCCCTCCAAGGAATCCAGCTGGCAGGTTCCCTTCCACCCGCATTTCTACATAACATAACTTTGTTGAGCAAACTTACCCTTTCAAACAATACTCTATCCGGCCCTCTTCCAAATCTCTCAAATCTGGTTTACTTGGAAGATGTGCTTCTGTCTTACAATTACTTCTGGGGTTCAATTCCTTTGGAGTATACTGAATTGCCTAACCTCAGAGTGCTTGAGTTGCAAGACAACTTTTTGGATGGCAAAATTCCACCTTTTGGCCAGCCCACGCTGAGAGGATTCAATGTTTCTTATAATCATCTCGTGGGTCCAATTCCTCAAACGGGTGTGCTGCAAAAATTCCCAATAAGCTCCTACTCTCATAACTCAAATCTTTGTGGAATTCCATTGGAGACACCATGTCCACTAGTTCCACCTCCATCTCCATCTCCGGCCATCATTGCGCCATCTCCTTCCTCAAATATTATTCCACCCAAGAACAAGAACAATCTCCAAGTGTGGAGTGTTGCTTTGATTGCCACTGCAGCTGCGCTCGTTCCATTTATCGTCATATTTGTTTTCTTATGTTATTACGGGAAGATGCAAACAAAAGAAGCGGCAAAGGAGGAACAGGCAG GAGATGGTTCGTCAGGgtgggtagaaaagaaaatgcCACATTTGGAGAGGTTGGGGGATCCTGAAAAGAGGGTTGAGTTAGATTTTTTTGACAAGGAGATGCCAGCAGCTTTTGACCTGGATGATTTACTAAGGGCATCTGCACAAGTGTTAGGCAAGGGGAAACTTGGCTCTACATACAAGGTAGCACTGGAATCGGGTCTTGTTGTCATCGTGAAGAGACTTAAAAACATGAATGAGTTGAGCAAAAAGGAATTTACCCAGCAGATGCAATTGCTAGGAAATATGAGGCATGAAAACCTTGTACGGATTCTCTCTTTTTACTTTTCCAAGGAGGAGAAGCTGGTCATCTCTAAGTTCGTCTCTGGCGGCCGCACTTTGTTTCAACTCTTACATG AGGACAGAGGAGTAGGAAGAGTAGCTTTGGATTGGGCAACAAGACTGTCGATAATCAAAGACATAGCACAGGGTCTCACATTCCTTCACCAATCCTTGCCTTCCCAAAAGGTCCCTCATGCCAACCTCAATTCGTCTAATGTACTCGTCATCCAACGAAGAAACAGCCAAATCTATGATTTGAAGCTTACAGATTTTGGATTCTTACCACTCCTGCCCTCGCGAAAGTCCTCCGAGGATTTAGCCATCAGCAAGTCACCAGAGTTTGCTCAAGGGAAGAAGTTGTCTCAGAAAGCCGATGTCTATTGCTTTGGTATAATCCTACTGGAGGTTGTTACTGGAAGGATCCCGGGTGAAGTTTCTCCGGGAAATGATGAAATCTTTGATGATCTTTCCGATTGGGTTAGAATGGTGGTGAACAATGATTGGTCTACTGATATTCTGGATGTAGAGATACTGGCGGCAAAGGATGACCACGATGACATGTTGAAGCTGACACAGATTGCGCTAGACTGTACAGACATGACACCAGAGAAGAGGCCTAAGATGGTCCAAGTATTGAAAAGAATACAAGAGATTAATTCACTCAAGATCCAAGAAATGACATACAGAGAATAA